In Myxococcota bacterium, the DNA window GACTACCGGGAAGACTGGGACAAGTACGACCAGTGGAAGTACGTCTCGAAGGTGACGAGCGCCGAAGAGCGCGCCTACTCGATGGCGAACTACCCGGAAGAGAAGGGCATCATCATGCTCAACGTGCGCATCGCGTCGCCGCCGCCGCGGCAGCCCGACGTGCCGCCGGGCATCATGTCGTCCTACATCTTCGGCCTGAAGCCGGGCGACGAAGTGACGATCTCGGGCCCCTACGGCGAGTTCTTCGCCAAGGAAACCGACAACGAGATGATCTTCGTGGGTGGCGGCGCCGGCATGGCGCCGATGCGCTCCCATATCTTCGATCAGTTCCGGCGCATCCACACCGACCGCAAGGTGTCGTTCTGGTACGGCGCACGGAGCCTGCGCGAGGCGTTCTACGTCGAGGACTTCGACACGATCCAGTCCGAGAACGACAACTTCCAGTGGCACCTCGCGCTCTCCGAGCCCCTCGAGGAAGACAACTGGGAGGGTCACACCGGGTTCATCCACCAGGTGCTGCTCGACAACTACCTGAAGGACCACCCGGCACCCGAGGACTGCGAGTACTACCTCTGCGGGCCGCCGATGATGAACGAGGCGGTGCAGAAGATGCTCGAAGACCTGGGCGTCGAGCCCGAGAACATCGCCTTCGACGACTTCGGCTGAGCCGAAGCGTCCGCGCTTTCGCGAACCCCCACCCGAGGCGGACGTGAGCGAGCCGAAGCCGCTGCTGTCCGGACGGGCGCGCTGGCTCGTGCCTGTCTTGTTGCTGGTGCTGCTGGTCGTGTCGGTGCACCGCTACCAGGTGGCGGTCACGACGCTGCGGGTCGAACTCGGCGGCGAAGCCCTCGGCACCACCTGGAGCGTGAAGCTCGCGGGCGAGCTGGCTCCCGAGCGCCAGCGTTCGCTCCAGGCGGCGCTCGAGAACGCACTGGCGCGCGTGGACGCCCAGATGTCGACGTGGCGCGACGACTCGGAGCTCTCGCGTTTCAACCTCCTCGGCGCGGACGCGCCCTTCGTGTTCTCGCCCGAGGCCTTCGCGGTCTTCGCCATCTCCGAGGAGGTCGCGGTGCGTTCGGGCGGCGCCTTCGACGTCACGGTAGGGCCGCTGGTGGACGCCTGGGGGTTTGGTGCGAGACCGCGCCGGGCCACGGCGCCCGAGGCCGAACAGCTCGCGTCCCTGCGCCGCGACGTGGGACGCCACTGGCTGCGCCTCGACGCCGTCGAGCGCAGCGTCGAGAAGCGCCGCGCGGGCGTGCGGGTCGATCTGTCGGCGGTCGCGAAGGGCTACGCCGTGGATCTCCTGGCCCAGACCGTGTCCGAGCGGGGACACGCCAACTTTCTGGTGGAGATCGGCGGGGAGCTGCGCGGGGCCGGGGAACGTCCCGGGGGCGGCCCCTGGCGGGTGGCGATCGAAGAACCCCGCGAGGAAGGGCGCCAGGTGCACCGGATCGTCGCGTTGTCGGATGCGGCGATGGCCACCTCCGGCGACTACCGCAACTTCTTCACCGACGACGCCGGGCGCCGCTTCTCGCACACGATCGACCCGCGGACCGGATCGCCGATCGCGCACCCGTTGGCGTCGGTCACCGTGGTGCACCCGAGCGCGGCCTGGGCCGATGCCTGGGCCACCGCGCTCAATGTCCTCGGGCCGGAGGCCGGCTATGCTCGCGCCGAGTCCGAGGGGCTGGCGGCGTACTTCCTGGTGCGGGAGCAGGACCCGGAACCCGGGCTCGGGTCCGACCCCGGGAGTGCCGATGCGCATCCCACGGACGGCGCCTTCGAGGCGCGCTGGACCCCCGCCTTCGAACCGCTCTTGCTCCCCGATCCTCGCTCCGGAGACGACTCATGACGACGATCCTGGTCACTGCGCTCTTCATCGGTGGGCTGATGTTCGCCATGGCGATCGGCGTGATGGTGCAGGGGAAGGCGCTCAAGGGCTCCTGCGGCGGAACGGGCACCGGCTGCCCCTGCACCGATCGCGAGAAGCGGGCCTGCGGGGCGCGGCGGCAGCAAGAGGCGGCCTGACCCGAGGCAAGCCGCCAGAGCCTCGCGAGGCCACCCCTGTGACGCGCGCTTGACGTCTGCGGCTTCGCGCAGGATCCTGCGCACTGCACTGTGATCCGCGGGAACTCCCCGCGCTCACTCCATCGGATCTCCGCGCAGCGCGCGTGCGCTGCAAGACCGGAGGTCTGTCCCACGGAGCGAGCGCCGGGACGCCACACCTTCGGCCGGGCTCGCCGGAGGAGCCATGACCGAGAACGACCCGCAGATCCACTACCGCGCCCTGGTCGCCCGACTCGCCCACGACGCCGAGCGCGAAGCCGCCTTCGACGCCTTGAACGCGGCCGGCCCCGCCGCCCGCGACGCGGTTCGGGCGGGCCTCCGCCACGGGCATTGGCAGGTGCGGCGCTGGTGCGCGATCTGGTTCGACCACCACGCCGATCCCGACTCGCTGCCCGCCCTGATCCCGCTGCTGCGCGACCCGAAGAGCGCGGTGCGTCTCTTCGCGGTGCATTCGATCAGCTGCGATCGCTGCAAGGAGGGCGAGCCCACGCTCGACGTCGTGCCGCTCCTGATCGAGCGGGTGCAGCAGGACGAGAGCATCCGCGTGCGACGGATGGCGGTCTGCATGCTCGCCCACCAGCACGCCCACCCCGATCTCGAGGGCTTCTTCCAGCAGCTCCTCGACACCGAGACCGACGCGAAGCTCCACAAGCACGCCGGCTTCGGTCTGCTCTTCTG includes these proteins:
- the nqrF gene encoding NADH:ubiquinone reductase (Na(+)-transporting) subunit F, translated to METILFGVLGFTFVVVALVLVLMVAKAQLVPSGEVTIDINGDPEKAIKTRAGSTLLGTLSAQQIFLPSACGGKGSCGVCTVKVCEGGGAILPTELSHISRGEAREGVRLSCQVKVKQDMKIEVPPEVLDVKKWKCKVRSNDNVATFIKELILELPEGEDVPFRAGGYIQIECPPHEIAYKEYEIGDDYREDWDKYDQWKYVSKVTSAEERAYSMANYPEEKGIIMLNVRIASPPPRQPDVPPGIMSSYIFGLKPGDEVTISGPYGEFFAKETDNEMIFVGGGAGMAPMRSHIFDQFRRIHTDRKVSFWYGARSLREAFYVEDFDTIQSENDNFQWHLALSEPLEEDNWEGHTGFIHQVLLDNYLKDHPAPEDCEYYLCGPPMMNEAVQKMLEDLGVEPENIAFDDFG
- a CDS encoding FAD:protein FMN transferase; the protein is MSEPKPLLSGRARWLVPVLLLVLLVVSVHRYQVAVTTLRVELGGEALGTTWSVKLAGELAPERQRSLQAALENALARVDAQMSTWRDDSELSRFNLLGADAPFVFSPEAFAVFAISEEVAVRSGGAFDVTVGPLVDAWGFGARPRRATAPEAEQLASLRRDVGRHWLRLDAVERSVEKRRAGVRVDLSAVAKGYAVDLLAQTVSERGHANFLVEIGGELRGAGERPGGGPWRVAIEEPREEGRQVHRIVALSDAAMATSGDYRNFFTDDAGRRFSHTIDPRTGSPIAHPLASVTVVHPSAAWADAWATALNVLGPEAGYARAESEGLAAYFLVREQDPEPGLGSDPGSADAHPTDGAFEARWTPAFEPLLLPDPRSGDDS
- a CDS encoding DUF539 domain-containing protein, with product MTTILVTALFIGGLMFAMAIGVMVQGKALKGSCGGTGTGCPCTDREKRACGARRQQEAA
- a CDS encoding HEAT repeat domain-containing protein; the protein is MTENDPQIHYRALVARLAHDAEREAAFDALNAAGPAARDAVRAGLRHGHWQVRRWCAIWFDHHADPDSLPALIPLLRDPKSAVRLFAVHSISCDRCKEGEPTLDVVPLLIERVQQDESIRVRRMAVCMLAHQHAHPDLEGFFQQLLDTETDAKLHKHAGFGLLFCRQQREAAAAGG